The DNA sequence GATGGGTTGGAGGAGCCAAGAGACGAGCCGCACTCGAAGGAGGCGCTCGGTCTCCGGGGTGGGTTGGCCCTGCTCATGGTGGAGCAGGCGGGGGATGACGCGCTCGTCGGTCTCGACCTGAAGGGCCGCATCACCCTGTGGAGCCCGGGCGCGGAGCGGCTCACCGGTCATTCGAGGGCCGATCTCCTGGGCGAGCCCCTCTCCGCCCTCTATCCGCCCGAGGAGTGGGAGCAGGTGGCGAGGGACCTGCGTCAGGCCGGGTTGAAAGGCCGTATCGAGGTGGAGGGCTGGCGCGTGCGGAGCGATGGCACCCGCTTCCTCGCACTGCAGGTGATCACCGCCCTGCATGATACGGGCGGCGGGCTGGCCGGGTTCGCTGTCTCCCTGCGGTCCGCCGAGGAGCAGGGCGCGCTCCAACTGCTGCGTGACGTGGGCGAGCGCATCCTCGAGTCCGTGGACGAAGGCATCTACGGGCTGGATCTCGAGGGCCGCACCACCTTCGTCAATCCGGCCGCGGCGCGCATGCTGGGCTGGAAGCCCGAGGAGCTCATCGGCAGGTCCCTGCATGCGCTCATCCACCATACGCGCCAGGACGGCACGCCCAGCCCCGAGGCCGAGTGTGTGCTCTACGCCGCGTTCCGTGATGGGCAGACCCACCACGCGGTGGACGAGGTGTTCTGGCGGCGCGATGGCACCTGCTTCCCGGTGGAGTACCGCAGCAGCCCCGTCCGGCAGGGTGAACACATCATCGGGGCGGTCATCACCTTCACCGATATCTCCACGCGGGTGCGCCACGAGGCCCGCGAGCGCCAGCTCATCCGCGAACAGGCCGCGCGGGTGGAGGCGGAGGCGGCCGAGCAGCGCGTGCGCCGGATGCTGGAGAGCATCACCGATGCCTTCGTCGCCCTGGACCGGGCCTGGCGCTTCACCTATGTCAACCACCGCGCCGAGGAGCTGTCTCACCGCTCACGCGAGGAGATGCTCGGGCGCACCATCCTGGAGGTGTTCCCGGGGTTCATCGGCTCGCGCGCCGAGCGGGAGTACCGCACCGCCCTCACCGAGGGACGGGCCGTCCGCTTCGAGGAGCACGACCCACCACGCAACACCTGGGTGGAGATCCACGCCTATCCCTCGGAGGAGGGGCTCGCCATCTACTTCCGGGACATCACCGAGCGCAAACGCACGGAGCAGCGGCTGCGCCTCTTCGAGTCCATGGTGGTGAATGCCCATGACGGCGTGATCGTCCTCGTTCCGGCGCGAGGGAGAGAGGAAGGCCGCTGGGACATCGTCTATGCCAACGAGGCCTTCTCCCGGATGACGGGTTTCAGCCTCGAGGAGCTCCAGCGGCGGAGCTCGATGGCGCTGGTGGGGCCCGAGACGGACGCGGCTGCCCTCGAGCGCCTCATCGGGTCGATGAAGCGGCAGGAGCCCTGCCGGGAGGAGCTGCTCCTCTACCGCCAGGACGGCTCCACCTTCTGGTCGGAGAATGCCCTGGTGCCGGTGAAGGAGGATGAGGACGAGGGGGGGAGGACGCACTGGGTGGCGGTGATGCGCGAGGTGACGGAGCGCAAGCGGGCGGAGGAGGCGGCGTTGCGGCTCGCCCGGGAGGAGGCGGCGCGGACCGTGGCCGAGGTGGCGCGCGCGCGCATCGAGGACCTCCTGGAGAGCATCACCGACGCCTTCGTCGCCCTGGACCGCGAGCAGCACATCACCTTCGCCAACCAGCGGGCGGCCGAGGTGCTGCGGCGGCCACGCGAGCAGCTCCTGGGACAGCGCCTGGGGGAGGTGTTCTCGGATGAAGGCGCGCGCGATCTCTTGCACGGGGTGGGCCGGGTGCTGGAGGGCCATGGCGCTTCCGAGTGCGAGATGTACCTCGCCTCGCTCGAGGCCTGGTTCGAGTGCCACACCAGCCCCTCCAGCGAGGGCGCCTCCGTGTACCTGCGCGAGGTGACGGCACGCAAACGGGCGGAGGAGGCCCGCCGCCGGCTCAGCTCCATCATCGAGGCCACTCCGGACCTCGTGGGCAGCACGGACGCGCAGGGGCGGGGGCTCTACCTCAACCGCGCCGGGCGGCGCATGGTGGGAATGGCGGACGACCAGGACGCCAGCGCCTGGAGCATCGCCTCGGCCCACCCGACCTGGGCCGCGCGGCGCCTGCTGGGCGAGGGCGTGCCCACCGCGCTGCGCGAGGGCATGTGGAGGGGCGAGACGGCGCTGCTCTCTCCGGAGGGGCGGGAGCTGCCCGTCTCCCAGGTGCTGCTCGCCCACCGCGAGCCGGAGGGGGGACTGGAGATGTTCTCCACCATCATGCGGGACATCTCGGACCGCAAGCGCGCCGAGGAGTCGCAGCAGTTCCTCTCCGAGAGCAGCCGGGTGCTGGTGGCCGCGCTGGAGTACGAGGCCACGCTGCGGAGCCTGGCCCGGCTGGTGGTGCCGCGCCTGGCGGACTACTGCGTGGTGGGGACGTTGCAGGGAGACGAGGTGCACCGGGTGGCCATGGCGCACAGGGTGCCCGAGCAGGAGGCGCTGCTGCGCCGGATCGGGTGGGTGCGGCCCCGGTGCCACACCGTGGTGGGCGTGCAGAGCGTGCTGCGCACCGGCGAGCCGGAGCTCGTCCCCGAGGTGACGGAGGTCTGGCTGCGGGCCTCCGCCGAGGACGAGGAGGACTTCGCCACGCAACGCGCGCTGGCGCCGCGCTCGCTGATGATCGTCCCCCTGGTGGCGCGGGGGCGGACGCTGGGCGCCATCACCTTCGCCACCACCGCGGAGTCGGAGCGGCGCTACGGCCCGGCGGACCTCTCGCTCGCCGAGGGGCTGGTGGGGCGGGCCGCCCTCACCATCGACAACGCCCGGCTCTACATGGAGTCCCAGCAGGCCACGCAAGCGAGGGACGATGTGCTGGCCGTCGTCTCGCACGACCTGCGCAACCCCCTCAACGTCATCTCCC is a window from the Archangium lipolyticum genome containing:
- a CDS encoding PAS domain S-box protein; protein product: MPPTTHSAPDGLEEPRDEPHSKEALGLRGGLALLMVEQAGDDALVGLDLKGRITLWSPGAERLTGHSRADLLGEPLSALYPPEEWEQVARDLRQAGLKGRIEVEGWRVRSDGTRFLALQVITALHDTGGGLAGFAVSLRSAEEQGALQLLRDVGERILESVDEGIYGLDLEGRTTFVNPAAARMLGWKPEELIGRSLHALIHHTRQDGTPSPEAECVLYAAFRDGQTHHAVDEVFWRRDGTCFPVEYRSSPVRQGEHIIGAVITFTDISTRVRHEARERQLIREQAARVEAEAAEQRVRRMLESITDAFVALDRAWRFTYVNHRAEELSHRSREEMLGRTILEVFPGFIGSRAEREYRTALTEGRAVRFEEHDPPRNTWVEIHAYPSEEGLAIYFRDITERKRTEQRLRLFESMVVNAHDGVIVLVPARGREEGRWDIVYANEAFSRMTGFSLEELQRRSSMALVGPETDAAALERLIGSMKRQEPCREELLLYRQDGSTFWSENALVPVKEDEDEGGRTHWVAVMREVTERKRAEEAALRLAREEAARTVAEVARARIEDLLESITDAFVALDREQHITFANQRAAEVLRRPREQLLGQRLGEVFSDEGARDLLHGVGRVLEGHGASECEMYLASLEAWFECHTSPSSEGASVYLREVTARKRAEEARRRLSSIIEATPDLVGSTDAQGRGLYLNRAGRRMVGMADDQDASAWSIASAHPTWAARRLLGEGVPTALREGMWRGETALLSPEGRELPVSQVLLAHREPEGGLEMFSTIMRDISDRKRAEESQQFLSESSRVLVAALEYEATLRSLARLVVPRLADYCVVGTLQGDEVHRVAMAHRVPEQEALLRRIGWVRPRCHTVVGVQSVLRTGEPELVPEVTEVWLRASAEDEEDFATQRALAPRSLMIVPLVARGRTLGAITFATTAESERRYGPADLSLAEGLVGRAALTIDNARLYMESQQATQARDDVLAVVSHDLRNPLNVISLGATYLLKHLPSGTEGNSWRKQAELMRRSADRAVRLIQDLLEVARIEAGRLVVERNPEDSRRLLDEVIELHRPLAETRGLRLEREVEGALPLVLVDRSRVLQVFSNLIGNALRYTPEGGLITVGARREAGMVRFQVRDTGTGIAPESLPHLFDRYWQAKGSREGAGLGLPIAKGIVEAHGGRIQVESQPGRGSTFSFTLPVYEAPPAP